Genomic window (Helianthus annuus cultivar XRQ/B chromosome 3, HanXRQr2.0-SUNRISE, whole genome shotgun sequence):
aacacgttgaAATACGTAtcgcataaacacataggcacataaccacagattcacgtagtcacagaagcacataagcacgtaggcacatagagcacagagacacataaacacagaagcacatacacctTCAATCACAGAGGccgtcagaatacagaaacctatcatttaaTGTTCGCGAGTCGATTGCGTATGATATATCGAATAGCATAATGTCGTTTAGATCGTAGCAACCTGTTAGCattttgagatagaagagcaatgcggcttgtgtgtgtcgatcgaagtgagagCAAAAATCGAACAAGTCTCAAAATCTCAAACACATAAACAGTTAAATACAcgtaaacacataaaatcaacgcgTCATCTGAATTGgtagttgcgggctcagaatcgaaacacataaaatcaagaAATAAATTggctgcggctattagacattgactatccaAAGCGTTTCGACTATTCTCAAAGACTTGTCATCACATTCTGACTTTTGGAATCGGCCTCtacctcgattcttgggcattcggcGCGCATCCCTCGAGTCATACTCGTGAGtccaggtcgttggagtccgtcgaggctttggtgagagttttggtaaaGTCACGGGCAAGCCggcaaggttagggtttcacccctggcttgaaAACTTTCCCTTGATTTTAGTAAAATataggagattattcatcaaaatatggatttcactcttaatttggtataattctcccgttGAAtaagcgttcgttattgaaaagaatgaagaaatcattgataagttgataaaaaTAGCATTGATCAAGTAATTTAGtcaagagtttgcggttttcacaccaaATCTTGGCTAAACCACCGATCTTTATTGATAACCTGAGTGTAGTGATAGTGTAGTGTAGGCGAGAAATAGCAGGATACATAGCACATAAGCTcagtctgttggttcctaactatagtctaggtctctaagacatcgacccggactaggtcgagtcttgcctaattccctatagttatggctctgataccaatctgtcacaccccaaccgatggcggaatcatcggggcatggcactgagcgaaacagattgtccagaagtttccataacaattatcattactatttaatttatataatacgtcccataccgtacctcaaatagcaaacaaattattacagacaaaaatccaggcaaatattctattctgacaactcagatttaaatataaatattgtttatctatgtctagagactcaagctacaagatctacagacaactatgctctagacttttattctagcttcgccttcctagcagataagcatcttaaacacctgtcatatacgttaaaataaaatcaatacataaaatgtaaaggtgagcatacaagtttgataatagcatatagagttcgaaatagtttacgcataaccagcacgtacatagaggaaaacgaaacatgttaattatcgacatggatctatcgataccaatgactgcgggttgactgcccgaggcagttcgcaatacatgattaccaccgtaatccatgcaagtaattgtccttaacaacccccgtgtgaacgggtgctgaatccaaactatagtactatcgtcgttaaggcaggtagacaacattccacgtgtaaacataacaacaagcattcatttagtcacgtaatacatgcgtaacggttagcgtttaaagtaattgagtagtgtgttcgattgtgatttagaataagtaacgtatgtaacacccagaagtgctaaagcaaaaagggttcgagtatactcacagcgattgatggattgaagggagcgcttgagaatagggttagcctgaatagtttgatagcataacgataagtaacgcgtaaaacggaaaataagtgttggagggtcggacagctggtcgatcgaatggtagtccgatcggacggctgaccgtttggttgacagtccgttcggacaactgtccggtcggtcggtcggtaggccgatcggatggctgttcgagtggattgtttcttcctttgagaaggatgtgtttgtgtatgatggtttgactttcgaacttttcgttgtagcatttgaaaacattgaagtatctttacctttcaggtcggtcgattggacagttgttcgatcggctggcagccCGATCGGGTAGGTACTTTTAACaagacaagttctcagcagggtgtcatctgatcggacagctgttcgatcgggtggcactcctagtgcattgaacatgttgaaaatcgactaagggttgaagtatagtatctcatgatccgaagagtaatccgatcggacagtagtccgatcgaacagctgttcgttcaatactagttcttcaaaaattgattaagtgtagggccatgtgttagccgatcggctggctagtcgatcggctgatggtccgatcggctggctgtccgatcggacagcaatccgatcggtcagcatcctgacttgatcagcctgttcgtctaacacttggctgttctgattgtttgtcgttatatcgaggtgttttgacaacaagttgaaccatagaaccctcgttcttacttgttcctcctgatcggacaggaatcacccaaatccggccggtgaactgttcggaacagagtttaacgtttaacccgaaatcggtgaacctcgtggataaaatccggatcttgagtcatgcaaccaccAGAATGATTtacaagtcggcacaagctccgtttctatcggttttgaaggcattgagtgtaaaagagttgaaagaaagttggaaaaccatctttcaatccttttcgcCGTGTAAAAGTTTAGATCTATaacagatctttgtttgtttctgtggaaatcggctagatccaagttattcttggtggattgaggccaaaacatgaagttcttcaagaacaccatgatgtcatcatcctagaacacttgaatcttgatgatttcacggttagaaatcaagatttgaaagatagaaaggtgtaggagtgcgtgtagatcaagaaactacaagatttaggatgaaatcttaccggaatcgagaggaatctgagaaaagaggggagcacgagctggtcggtcagaggtttccaaaagtagaaaggatgacaatgaaaggggtatttataggatgccataagaggaaagtgctggccgatcggtcaggcagctcgatcggacagcctgtccgatcggacagcagtccgatcggctggctgttcgatcggctggtagcctgatcgttcagctgcacgattcgagtgttcggtgcgacgatttttgatatttcgatctcgattgcgattgatgagaatacAATAGAGTTTTCcatttaaattacttttaatcccaaccactatatctgacatacaatcatctatatcttgcactgtctcttctccaccaattatcatagttcgatttcgattaagtttgattgagtttcgagtttcgattcgattgatcaccacacataacataaagtaacacacataagtaacacataaggcacacacacgtataataacaaccaaaattcacgtaattcgagtctcgagttcgatgatgattagattagctcgattattgattaattgactttatcgcattgttacttcctattattcacagtcctaaagcggttcgcatcgataaataaacttcgattaattcgattgtaattaattaccccacataatacaactaacgtaaacataaaatagactaactaccgtcaaagaagtcaatcagggattgagcaaggagagacagatcgcgattagcgatcttttcttcctttgacttcaatcttgactctgactttgacttctgaaaacacggggtgttacaaatggCTCGTTTGAAAACGTTATTACCAGACGAATACGGATTAACAGAGACAGGAGTGCACGAGAAATTGTcattaataaattttatatatttatatatttcctcgtatttatatattttttacgaCAGGAGCGCACGAGAAATTGGTGAACGATTATTTTTCGGATGCACCCCTTTACAACGCCGACATTTTCAAACGAAGGTTCCGAATGAGTCGCCGGTTATTCACATGGATTGCTGATGATTTGGCGGGGCTAGACCCGTTTTTCACGCAACGACCCGATGCTCGGAATTATGAAGGGTTCACCACGTTACAAAAATGTACTGCGGCCATTTGCCAACTGGCGTACGGGACAGTGGCCGACGCTTTGGACGAGTACTTACAGATGTCGGCAAGAACTGCGCGGGAATGTTTGTTTCGGTTTTGCCATAATGTGGTGAAACTGTATAGTAAACAATATTTGCGGAAACCAAACGCGTATGATATTCAACAGTTGTACCAAGCTCATGAGCAAGGCACGGGTTTCCGGGAATGCTTGGTAGCATTGATTGTATGCATTGGGAGTGGCATAACTGCCCGACTGCGTGGCGAGGCCAATACACGCGAGGTGATCACGACCATCCAACCTTAATACTTGAGGCCGTGGCGTCACAAGATTTGTGGATCTGGCATTCTTTCTTTAGGCTCCCTGGTTCACTCAACGACCTCAACGTGCTATACCAATCGGCGATCTTTAGTGATGTCGTTAATGGAACCGGTCCGGACACCCGTTTTACAGTTTCAGGGGTTGAGTATAGACGCGGGTATTATCTTGCTGACGGAATATATCCGTCTTGGTCTACAACTGTCAAGACTATTTCATTTCCCGATGacgaaaaaaggaaaaaattcgCCAATCGTCAAGAAGCTGCAAGAAAAGACATCGAACGTTGTTTTggtgttttacaaaaaaaatgggCCATCATTCAACAACCGGCACGTGCTTTCACACCGAAGAGGTTGCGCCTTTGTATGTACGTTTGCCTTTTGCTCCATAACATGATTATTGAAGACGAATGTCGGGCGATTTGTGAGTATGATGAGAATGCATCTTACAGGAATACTGTCCCGGTAGATCCGACGCaacaggatttaaactcgttcGCGCTAACCAACGACTACACGCATGCAAACCTTAAACACGATTTGGTAGAACATATATGGAACAACGTAAACGTCGGGGACGGTGACAGAGACGAAGACgaatagtttaatttttttttaaatttttaaatgttgtcttttttttttataaattttaggtaatgtatttttttaggttatgtagtttttatttatgttatgtaatggattttattatcttcttttatgtgttatttacatttaaattttgaattgtttttataaagttaaacaaataaaaaagttaaataataaaaattaaacattaaacaataaaatttaaacaaataaataaattaaacaataaaaaaatatgcGGGGTAGCTCCATTCTCCACATCCTCAAAAGTGAAGGAGGCCCATCCTCCATGGGATGGTGATGTGGCGCCTATGTGGCGGCCCATTCTCATGGGGATGGAGCTCTCCATACCCTTTATTCTAATACACTTGCAACATAAACATGATTAAATTAGAGTTAATatccaaaatggtccctgaggtttgctcacttttgtcactttaatccaaaatccaaaatttttaaatctgggtccctgaggtttgcattctgttgccattttagtccaaattttaaaaacctcattttttgactgttgcaacctgcctattttgtctttttgcacAGGGGTATTCCGGGTTATTGATCTGAGTTTGTTATAATAACTCATAAAAATGACCAAATATCcctgcacaaaaggacaaaataggctggttgcaacagtcaaaaaagagagtttttgaaatttggactaaaatgacaacaaaatgcaaaccttgAGGAcctagatttaaaaattttggattttggactaaagtggcaaaagtgagcaaacatcagagaccattttggctattaactcattAAATTATGATAGGTAAACATAAGTAGACATCTGACAAGGTTCTCCTATCACATGATTATGTGTTATTCTTCTTCTATCACATGACTAGAAACATATAACTTCCTGATATGTTTCGTGATTTACACAACGTATTTCAATATCATAGGAATGCATATCCCATTTTCCACATCTTTCCAAAAAAAGAGAGAGTTACAATGTCTGCTGGATAGTTGTTATTTGTATTCTCATTTGAATTTGAATATTCGCTCATCTTTGTCTTCTCTCCCCACTTGTGCAACCcttttactctctctctctatatctgTCTACTTCTATATATCATTAGGTAGCCAAGTGGGTGGGGAGTCAAGTTAGGGTCTTCCTAAACGCCCATGTGTCATGGCCACTCATCAACAATTTCAGTTATGCCATCAGAACTGGATGGCTCAACAGAAGGTCGACCTCGATGAACTACTCCAAGGGCTAACCAACTTCCCTACCGATCTCGACTACCTCCAACTCATAACTAGAAAAGCCATCAATCACTTTGAAAACTACCACACCGTTCGAGCCCAACTGGCCAAACACGATGGGCTTTCCTTCTTGGCTCCAACTTGGAGGACCACCTTTGAGAACTCGTCTCTTTGGATCGGTGGTTGCAGGCCTTCCTTAATCATCCGACTTGTTTATGTCTTATGCGGGTCCCAAATAAACGCACACTTGGTTGAGTTTCTTGATGGTGTCACACGAGGAAACCTAGGAGATTTATCAAACTCTCAGCTCAAAAGCGTAGATGCTCTCCATATTAAAACTATTAAAGAGGAAGATAAGCTCACTTCGGTTTTGGCAAGCGTACAGGCATATAATACATCTTTTAGTTTTGCATCTTATGTTGggaaaaatgtattatatattaGAATTAGCTATATTATATTAGAGAGGACATATTAAAGTTACGTTCTATTGTCATATCATTTTGATAGtagaaaaatgaattttttgATTAAGTTTCCTTTCTAATTACGTTCATTGTAATTGATCAATAATACATAACACGTAATAGGGGTTATCATTGTTCTATATGCATGTATTATTAATCATCTATTTATACGAGTACAATGATTAGGTTAGGCTAAATTTAGTGCACGGTTTAGACGTTTActatatttttggttttttggtGGACCTAATAGTACTTTTCAAGGTTTTTCGGTTTTTCTCAACAACATTTCCTAAATTTTCTAGGATAAATATTGCACTCTCTAGGATTTATTAGGTTGTGGACTACACCACTTACCACCAAGATGTCCTATTGGGGAATTTCACGGTTTATTTGTGCTGGTTAGAATTTAGATCACGATTTACCTTCTTAGCGCGCTAGCGGTGCGTATTAGTCTTCTCCTTAATTATGCTTATTTTTGCAAAGGCCAAAAGTTAatgtttattttgtaattttcttttttCAGCTTCTTCATATAAATCGATGATTTTCCTAACGATAAACCCTAACTAATACATTTTCCATTATATAACAATAAGCCATAGCTAATATATTCTTTCTTACATTATAGATTACAGATGATG
Coding sequences:
- the LOC110933403 gene encoding uncharacterized protein LOC110933403 encodes the protein MLGSIDCMHWEWHNCPTAWRGQYTRGDHDHPTLILEAVASQDLWIWHSFFRLPGSLNDLNVLYQSAIFSDVVNGTGPDTRFTVSGVEYRRGYYLADGIYPSWSTTVKTISFPDDEKRKKFANRQEAARKDIERCFGVLQKKWAIIQQPARAFTPKRLRLCMYVCLLLHNMIIEDECRAICEYDENASYRNTVPVDPTQQDLNSFALTNDYTHANLKHDLVEHIWNNVNVGDGDRDEDE
- the LOC110936420 gene encoding protein DOG1-like 1, with the protein product MATHQQFQLCHQNWMAQQKVDLDELLQGLTNFPTDLDYLQLITRKAINHFENYHTVRAQLAKHDGLSFLAPTWRTTFENSSLWIGGCRPSLIIRLVYVLCGSQINAHLVEFLDGVTRGNLGDLSNSQLKSVDALHIKTIKEEDKLTSVLASVQEKVADEPLALLAYNCKKVGESSQGEAVDKAMDTHAFDVYKIIMEADKLRLDTLKCMIDILTPLQAVELLVVSKKLNLCLHEWGKRRDIQMGITQLLNTQIPSTSRDPPSESKP